A part of Synchiropus splendidus isolate RoL2022-P1 chromosome 19, RoL_Sspl_1.0, whole genome shotgun sequence genomic DNA contains:
- the LOC128751270 gene encoding uncharacterized protein LOC128751270 isoform X3: MEPLELFESPDLLRFFRRHKTELSCLEQSYMLLGKMRDCDLIPEDRYKKVSRIQKSERKKKAIYELLDWFEKERAQHIRRFWTCILQETLLEQCPTLRRLHKSLMDGSYQFESELPESTPRAQPPGSEVTPVREKGKVKPLESKACEELSEAPSPARRSSAKLSSARKIKRSSSNSLGSHQRKLDSWVLWTQDQQPVSPASSPAKRHFCPSPSVLDTLQLETSPCVEGRLEPVPTGRAGHAQDQAVLGMFDFTRQRRPLVSSGNETPGKKKAKTKHLTAVDKEEESLTEKSKSREDERDIWTWPIYKSQLPVTCGHLQGKLHRKRLTKGLPCIFSHRRWYTPTEFEEAGGKKSCKNWKTSIRCESVVLDSLIKSGHLQCGSFRRWRQKRDVTLHSRAVFEVTCGTACGKLHKQRFASGSCGLSVRTEERWMTPEEFVTAALHVANPAWSRDILWEDRPLSLLVEVRRGLPSLSSQAICHDDNKPDKTRMQPMVVVFTRLSMDCALFQREVLRVHPSECFCVLCKPSAEDLESQRNDDSCCVCQSETEEQLVVCDQCPRAFHQWCHLPQVDDATLRDNKKWLCTFCIFKNSQDWCYSNESGRDKAELLGSAVSSYMMCQYLLLYLYTSDETHLLPGHKMELSRRLQSQQIQTIGEFESEVKSLFTHGRSTHQKVSGLQDAGKKQEALYNVLDRFAETKPQDIKLFWKCVLQETLLEQCPTLKRLQSKLMSESHCLAPTSTPAKKKEKTKHMASVADDEQPSLSSPPAQGGNTEASRFQPVKKSDSQTPANLTYPLPVTCGTLKGKLYKKKFEKGEASIFSNLHWYTPTQFVVAAGKSSKHWKSSIRYHSVTMDALIKDGHLQSGSSRSAQKKLQTKDASGEKPKGQLDSRAVFEVTCGAASGKLHKQRFASGSCGMSVRTETRWVTPEEFVKAAPHVANPAWSRDIQCEGRPLSLLVKRGILHVHPTGCCCGICKPSAEDLRRKRNDDKCCLCKADIGEQLVLCTQCPRAFHRLCHLPQVDHSMLRDHVDWLCTFCTFKRIQELHHRYESKKDKTQLLKSKISDYKMQCQYLLLYLYSSDETQVLPEYKTLLGRRLQNNQIQTIGEFDSEIRVLFIVSNSHYQGQTETLDTCQRLQQRFNRKFDEVFNVH; the protein is encoded by the exons ATGGAGCCACTGGAGCTTTTTGAGTCGCCAGATCTTCTCCGTTTCTTCCGCCGTCATAAAACGGAACTGTCTTGTTTGGAGCAGTCGTATATGTTACTCGGCAAAATGCGGGATTGCGACCTCATTCCAGAGGACAGATACAAG AAAGTGAGTCGGATCCAGAAATCAGAGCGCAAGAAGAAAGCCATCTACGAGCTTCTGGACTGGTTTGAAAAGGAGCGGGCACAGCACATCAGGCGCTTCTGGACATGTATTCTCCAGGAGACCCTGCTGGAGCAGTGTCCCACCCTGAGGAGGCTGCACAAGAGTCTCATGGACG GATCCTACCAGTTTGAATCAGAGCTGCCAGAGTCCACGCCGAGAGCACAGCCGCCAGGAAGTGAAGTCACTCCTGTGAGGGAGAAGGGGAAGGTGAAACCCTTGGAGTCCAAGGCTTGTGAAGAACTCAGCGAAGCTCCTTCACCTGCGAGGAGAAGCTCAGCGAAACTGT CCTCTGCTCGGAAGATCaagcgcagcagcagcaactcGCTGGGAAGCCACCAGAGGAAGCTGGACAGCTGGGTGCTCTGGACGCAAGACCAG CAGCCCGTCTCGCCTGCTTCAAGCCCTGCTAAAAGACACTTCTGTCCGTCACCTTCCGTCCTGGACACTCTGCAGCTCGAGACGAGCCCATGTGTTGAGGGGAGGCTGGAACCAGTCCCGACAG GCAGAGCAGGACACGCACAGGACCAGGCCGTGTTGGGCATGTTTGATTTCACAAGGCAGAGACGTCCTTTGGTTTCTTCAGGAAATGAGACACCAGGGAAGAAGAAGGCGAAGACCAAACATCTCACTGCTGTTGATAAGGAGGAGGAAAGCCTGACCGAGAAGT CAAAGAGCAGGGAAGACGAGAGAGACATTTGGACCTGGCCCATCTACAAGTCTCAGCTGCCTGTCACCTGCGGTCACCTCCAGGGGAAGCTGCACAGAAAGAGACTGACAAAAG GACTTCCCTGCATATTTTCCCACCGTCGCTGGTACACTCCCACAGAGTTTGAAGAAGCTGGCGGGAAAAAGAGTTGCAAGAACTGGAAGACAAGTATCCGGTGTGAGAGTGTCGTGCTGGATTCACTGATCAAG AGCGGACACCTGCAGTGCGGGAGTTTCAGAAGATGGCGCCAGAAG AGGGACGTCACACTGCACTCCAGAGCCGTGTTTGAGGTCACATGTGGAACTGCGTGTGGAAAACTGCACAAGCAGCGATTCGCATCAG GGAGCTGTGGGTTGAGTGTTCGTACTGAGGAACGCTGGATGACCCCAGAGGAGTTCGTGACGGCGGCACTACATGTGGCTAACCCTGCATGGAGCAGAGATATTCTGTGGGAAGACCGACCGCTGAGCCTGTTAGTCGAGGTCCGTCGAGGTCTTCCAAGCCTCTCCTCTCAAGCCATCTGTCATGATGATAATAAACCTGACAAAACCCGCATGCAACCCATGGTTGTGGTGTTCACACGGCTCAGTATGGACTGTGCTTTGTTCCAGAGAGAGGTCTTGAGGGTGCACCCCTCCGAGTGCTTTTGTGTTCTCTGCAAACCTTCGGCTGAAGACTTG GAGAGTCAGAGAAACGACGACAGCTGTTGTGTGTGCCAGTCTGAAacggaggagcagctggtggtCTGCGATCAGTGCCCGCGTGCCTTCCACCAGTGGTGCCACCTACCGCAGGTGGACGACGCCACGCTGAG ggACAACAAAAAATGGCTGTGTACCTTCTGCATTTTCAAAAACAGTCAGGATTGGTGTTATTCAAATGAAAGCGGGCGGGACAAAGCAGAGCTGCTAGGAAGCGCGGTCAGCAGCTACATGATG TGCCAGTACCTGCTGCTCTACCTGTACACTTCTGATGAGACTCACCTGCTCCCCGGACACAAG ATGGAGCTCAGCAGGAGGCTTCAGAGTCAGCAAATCCAGACCATTGGGGAGTTTGAGAGTGAAGTCAAGTCCCTCTTCACCCATGGCCGTTCAACACATCAA AAAGTGAGTGGTCTACAGGATGCCGGGAAGAAGCAGGAAGCCCTTTACAACGTTCTGGACCGGTTTGCTGAGACCAAACCTCAGGACATCAAGCTGTTCTGGAAGTGTGTGTTGCAGGAGACACTGCTGGAGCAGTGCCCCACCCTGAAGAGGCTGCAAAGCAAGCTCATGAGCG AAAGTCACTGCTTGGCTCCCACGTCGACCCCGgcgaagaagaaggagaaaacaaAGCACATGGCTAGTGTTGCTGACGATGAGCAGCCGAGCTTGTCCTCTCCACCTGCACAGGGAGGCAACACCGAGGCCT CTCGCTTCCAACCTGTGAAGAAGAGCGACAGCCAGACCCCAGCCAACTTGACCTACCCGCTGCCTGTGACCTGTGGCACCCTCAAGGGGAAGCTGTACAAAAAGAAATTTGAAAAAG GAGAAGCCAGTATTTTTTCCAACCTACACTGGTACACTCCCACACAATTTGTCGTGGCAGCTGGGAAGAGCAGCAAGCACTGGAAGTCAAGTATCCGCTACCACAGTGTCACAATGGATGCGCTGATTAAG GATGGACACCTGCAAAGTGGGAGTTCCAGAAGTGCTCAAAAGAAG CTCCAGACGAAGGATGCATCAGGAGAGAAGCCAAAGGGGCAGCTGGACTCCAGAGCCGTGTTTGAGGTCACATGTGGAGCTGCATCTGGAAAACTGCACAAGCAGCGATTCGCATCAG GGAGCTGTGGGATGAGTGTTCGTACCGAGACGCGCTGGGTGACCCCGGAGGAGTTTGTGAAGGCGGCGCCACACGTGGCTAACCCTGCATGGAGCAGAGATATTCAGTGTGAAGGCCGACCACTGAGCCTGCTAGTCAAG agaGGAATTCTGCATGTCCACCCCACCGGCTGTTGTTGCGGGATCTGCAAACCTTCAGCTGAAGACTTG aggagaaagagaaacGATGACAAATGTTGTCTGTGCAAAGCTGACATTGGGGAGCAGTTGGTTCTTTGCACTCAGTGTCCACGTGCCTTCCACCGGTTGTGTCACTTGCCTCAGGTGGACCACAGCATGCTGAG GGATCACGTGGACTGGCTGTGCACCTTCTGCACCTTCAAAAGAATCCAGGAGTTGCATCATCGTTACGAGTCAAAGAAGGACAAGACACAATTACTGAAAAGCAAAATAAGTGATTACAAGATG CAGTGCCAGTACCTCCTCCTCTACCTGTACAGCTCTGATGAGACTCAAGTTCTGCCAGAATATAAG ACCCTGCTCGGCAGGAGACTCCAGAATAACCAAATCCAGACCATCGGGGAGTTTGACAGTGAAATCAGAGTCCTCTTCATCGTCTCTAACTCACATTACCAG GGGCAGACGGAAACCCTCGACACCTGCCAGCGACTCCAGCAGAGGTTCAACAGGAAGTTTGACGAGGTCTTTAACGTTCACTAA
- the LOC128751270 gene encoding uncharacterized protein LOC128751270 isoform X1 → MEPLELFESPDLLRFFRRHKTELSCLEQSYMLLGKMRDCDLIPEDRYKKVSRIQKSERKKKAIYELLDWFEKERAQHIRRFWTCILQETLLEQCPTLRRLHKSLMDGSYQFESELPESTPRAQPPGSEVTPVREKGKVKPLESKACEELSEAPSPARRSSAKLSSARKIKRSSSNSLGSHQRKLDSWVLWTQDQQPVSPASSPAKRHFCPSPSVLDTLQLETSPCVEGRLEPVPTGRAGHAQDQAVLGMFDFTRQRRPLVSSGNETPGKKKAKTKHLTAVDKEEESLTEKSKSREDERDIWTWPIYKSQLPVTCGHLQGKLHRKRLTKGLPCIFSHRRWYTPTEFEEAGGKKSCKNWKTSIRCESVVLDSLIKSGHLQCGSFRRWRQKRDVTLHSRAVFEVTCGTACGKLHKQRFASGSCGLSVRTEERWMTPEEFVTAALHVANPAWSRDILWEDRPLSLLVEVRRGLPSLSSQAICHDDNKPDKTRMQPMVVVFTRLSMDCALFQREVLRVHPSECFCVLCKPSAEDLESQRNDDSCCVCQSETEEQLVVCDQCPRAFHQWCHLPQVDDATLRDNKKWLCTFCIFKNSQDWCYSNESGRDKAELLGSAVSSYMMQCQYLLLYLYTSDETHLLPGHKMELSRRLQSQQIQTIGEFESEVKSLFTHGRSTHQKVSGLQDAGKKQEALYNVLDRFAETKPQDIKLFWKCVLQETLLEQCPTLKRLQSKLMSESHCLAPTSTPAKKKEKTKHMASVADDEQPSLSSPPAQGGNTEASRFQPVKKSDSQTPANLTYPLPVTCGTLKGKLYKKKFEKGEASIFSNLHWYTPTQFVVAAGKSSKHWKSSIRYHSVTMDALIKDGHLQSGSSRSAQKKLQTKDASGEKPKGQLDSRAVFEVTCGAASGKLHKQRFASGSCGMSVRTETRWVTPEEFVKAAPHVANPAWSRDIQCEGRPLSLLVKRGILHVHPTGCCCGICKPSAEDLRRKRNDDKCCLCKADIGEQLVLCTQCPRAFHRLCHLPQVDHSMLRDHVDWLCTFCTFKRIQELHHRYESKKDKTQLLKSKISDYKMQCQYLLLYLYSSDETQVLPEYKTLLGRRLQNNQIQTIGEFDSEIRVLFIVSNSHYQGQTETLDTCQRLQQRFNRKFDEVFNVH, encoded by the exons ATGGAGCCACTGGAGCTTTTTGAGTCGCCAGATCTTCTCCGTTTCTTCCGCCGTCATAAAACGGAACTGTCTTGTTTGGAGCAGTCGTATATGTTACTCGGCAAAATGCGGGATTGCGACCTCATTCCAGAGGACAGATACAAG AAAGTGAGTCGGATCCAGAAATCAGAGCGCAAGAAGAAAGCCATCTACGAGCTTCTGGACTGGTTTGAAAAGGAGCGGGCACAGCACATCAGGCGCTTCTGGACATGTATTCTCCAGGAGACCCTGCTGGAGCAGTGTCCCACCCTGAGGAGGCTGCACAAGAGTCTCATGGACG GATCCTACCAGTTTGAATCAGAGCTGCCAGAGTCCACGCCGAGAGCACAGCCGCCAGGAAGTGAAGTCACTCCTGTGAGGGAGAAGGGGAAGGTGAAACCCTTGGAGTCCAAGGCTTGTGAAGAACTCAGCGAAGCTCCTTCACCTGCGAGGAGAAGCTCAGCGAAACTGT CCTCTGCTCGGAAGATCaagcgcagcagcagcaactcGCTGGGAAGCCACCAGAGGAAGCTGGACAGCTGGGTGCTCTGGACGCAAGACCAG CAGCCCGTCTCGCCTGCTTCAAGCCCTGCTAAAAGACACTTCTGTCCGTCACCTTCCGTCCTGGACACTCTGCAGCTCGAGACGAGCCCATGTGTTGAGGGGAGGCTGGAACCAGTCCCGACAG GCAGAGCAGGACACGCACAGGACCAGGCCGTGTTGGGCATGTTTGATTTCACAAGGCAGAGACGTCCTTTGGTTTCTTCAGGAAATGAGACACCAGGGAAGAAGAAGGCGAAGACCAAACATCTCACTGCTGTTGATAAGGAGGAGGAAAGCCTGACCGAGAAGT CAAAGAGCAGGGAAGACGAGAGAGACATTTGGACCTGGCCCATCTACAAGTCTCAGCTGCCTGTCACCTGCGGTCACCTCCAGGGGAAGCTGCACAGAAAGAGACTGACAAAAG GACTTCCCTGCATATTTTCCCACCGTCGCTGGTACACTCCCACAGAGTTTGAAGAAGCTGGCGGGAAAAAGAGTTGCAAGAACTGGAAGACAAGTATCCGGTGTGAGAGTGTCGTGCTGGATTCACTGATCAAG AGCGGACACCTGCAGTGCGGGAGTTTCAGAAGATGGCGCCAGAAG AGGGACGTCACACTGCACTCCAGAGCCGTGTTTGAGGTCACATGTGGAACTGCGTGTGGAAAACTGCACAAGCAGCGATTCGCATCAG GGAGCTGTGGGTTGAGTGTTCGTACTGAGGAACGCTGGATGACCCCAGAGGAGTTCGTGACGGCGGCACTACATGTGGCTAACCCTGCATGGAGCAGAGATATTCTGTGGGAAGACCGACCGCTGAGCCTGTTAGTCGAGGTCCGTCGAGGTCTTCCAAGCCTCTCCTCTCAAGCCATCTGTCATGATGATAATAAACCTGACAAAACCCGCATGCAACCCATGGTTGTGGTGTTCACACGGCTCAGTATGGACTGTGCTTTGTTCCAGAGAGAGGTCTTGAGGGTGCACCCCTCCGAGTGCTTTTGTGTTCTCTGCAAACCTTCGGCTGAAGACTTG GAGAGTCAGAGAAACGACGACAGCTGTTGTGTGTGCCAGTCTGAAacggaggagcagctggtggtCTGCGATCAGTGCCCGCGTGCCTTCCACCAGTGGTGCCACCTACCGCAGGTGGACGACGCCACGCTGAG ggACAACAAAAAATGGCTGTGTACCTTCTGCATTTTCAAAAACAGTCAGGATTGGTGTTATTCAAATGAAAGCGGGCGGGACAAAGCAGAGCTGCTAGGAAGCGCGGTCAGCAGCTACATGATG CAGTGCCAGTACCTGCTGCTCTACCTGTACACTTCTGATGAGACTCACCTGCTCCCCGGACACAAG ATGGAGCTCAGCAGGAGGCTTCAGAGTCAGCAAATCCAGACCATTGGGGAGTTTGAGAGTGAAGTCAAGTCCCTCTTCACCCATGGCCGTTCAACACATCAA AAAGTGAGTGGTCTACAGGATGCCGGGAAGAAGCAGGAAGCCCTTTACAACGTTCTGGACCGGTTTGCTGAGACCAAACCTCAGGACATCAAGCTGTTCTGGAAGTGTGTGTTGCAGGAGACACTGCTGGAGCAGTGCCCCACCCTGAAGAGGCTGCAAAGCAAGCTCATGAGCG AAAGTCACTGCTTGGCTCCCACGTCGACCCCGgcgaagaagaaggagaaaacaaAGCACATGGCTAGTGTTGCTGACGATGAGCAGCCGAGCTTGTCCTCTCCACCTGCACAGGGAGGCAACACCGAGGCCT CTCGCTTCCAACCTGTGAAGAAGAGCGACAGCCAGACCCCAGCCAACTTGACCTACCCGCTGCCTGTGACCTGTGGCACCCTCAAGGGGAAGCTGTACAAAAAGAAATTTGAAAAAG GAGAAGCCAGTATTTTTTCCAACCTACACTGGTACACTCCCACACAATTTGTCGTGGCAGCTGGGAAGAGCAGCAAGCACTGGAAGTCAAGTATCCGCTACCACAGTGTCACAATGGATGCGCTGATTAAG GATGGACACCTGCAAAGTGGGAGTTCCAGAAGTGCTCAAAAGAAG CTCCAGACGAAGGATGCATCAGGAGAGAAGCCAAAGGGGCAGCTGGACTCCAGAGCCGTGTTTGAGGTCACATGTGGAGCTGCATCTGGAAAACTGCACAAGCAGCGATTCGCATCAG GGAGCTGTGGGATGAGTGTTCGTACCGAGACGCGCTGGGTGACCCCGGAGGAGTTTGTGAAGGCGGCGCCACACGTGGCTAACCCTGCATGGAGCAGAGATATTCAGTGTGAAGGCCGACCACTGAGCCTGCTAGTCAAG agaGGAATTCTGCATGTCCACCCCACCGGCTGTTGTTGCGGGATCTGCAAACCTTCAGCTGAAGACTTG aggagaaagagaaacGATGACAAATGTTGTCTGTGCAAAGCTGACATTGGGGAGCAGTTGGTTCTTTGCACTCAGTGTCCACGTGCCTTCCACCGGTTGTGTCACTTGCCTCAGGTGGACCACAGCATGCTGAG GGATCACGTGGACTGGCTGTGCACCTTCTGCACCTTCAAAAGAATCCAGGAGTTGCATCATCGTTACGAGTCAAAGAAGGACAAGACACAATTACTGAAAAGCAAAATAAGTGATTACAAGATG CAGTGCCAGTACCTCCTCCTCTACCTGTACAGCTCTGATGAGACTCAAGTTCTGCCAGAATATAAG ACCCTGCTCGGCAGGAGACTCCAGAATAACCAAATCCAGACCATCGGGGAGTTTGACAGTGAAATCAGAGTCCTCTTCATCGTCTCTAACTCACATTACCAG GGGCAGACGGAAACCCTCGACACCTGCCAGCGACTCCAGCAGAGGTTCAACAGGAAGTTTGACGAGGTCTTTAACGTTCACTAA
- the LOC128751270 gene encoding uncharacterized protein LOC128751270 isoform X2 → MEPLELFESPDLLRFFRRHKTELSCLEQSYMLLGKMRDCDLIPEDRYKKVSRIQKSERKKKAIYELLDWFEKERAQHIRRFWTCILQETLLEQCPTLRRLHKSLMDGSYQFESELPESTPRAQPPGSEVTPVREKGKVKPLESKACEELSEAPSPARRSSAKLSSARKIKRSSSNSLGSHQRKLDSWVLWTQDQPVSPASSPAKRHFCPSPSVLDTLQLETSPCVEGRLEPVPTGRAGHAQDQAVLGMFDFTRQRRPLVSSGNETPGKKKAKTKHLTAVDKEEESLTEKSKSREDERDIWTWPIYKSQLPVTCGHLQGKLHRKRLTKGLPCIFSHRRWYTPTEFEEAGGKKSCKNWKTSIRCESVVLDSLIKSGHLQCGSFRRWRQKRDVTLHSRAVFEVTCGTACGKLHKQRFASGSCGLSVRTEERWMTPEEFVTAALHVANPAWSRDILWEDRPLSLLVEVRRGLPSLSSQAICHDDNKPDKTRMQPMVVVFTRLSMDCALFQREVLRVHPSECFCVLCKPSAEDLESQRNDDSCCVCQSETEEQLVVCDQCPRAFHQWCHLPQVDDATLRDNKKWLCTFCIFKNSQDWCYSNESGRDKAELLGSAVSSYMMQCQYLLLYLYTSDETHLLPGHKMELSRRLQSQQIQTIGEFESEVKSLFTHGRSTHQKVSGLQDAGKKQEALYNVLDRFAETKPQDIKLFWKCVLQETLLEQCPTLKRLQSKLMSESHCLAPTSTPAKKKEKTKHMASVADDEQPSLSSPPAQGGNTEASRFQPVKKSDSQTPANLTYPLPVTCGTLKGKLYKKKFEKGEASIFSNLHWYTPTQFVVAAGKSSKHWKSSIRYHSVTMDALIKDGHLQSGSSRSAQKKLQTKDASGEKPKGQLDSRAVFEVTCGAASGKLHKQRFASGSCGMSVRTETRWVTPEEFVKAAPHVANPAWSRDIQCEGRPLSLLVKRGILHVHPTGCCCGICKPSAEDLRRKRNDDKCCLCKADIGEQLVLCTQCPRAFHRLCHLPQVDHSMLRDHVDWLCTFCTFKRIQELHHRYESKKDKTQLLKSKISDYKMQCQYLLLYLYSSDETQVLPEYKTLLGRRLQNNQIQTIGEFDSEIRVLFIVSNSHYQGQTETLDTCQRLQQRFNRKFDEVFNVH, encoded by the exons ATGGAGCCACTGGAGCTTTTTGAGTCGCCAGATCTTCTCCGTTTCTTCCGCCGTCATAAAACGGAACTGTCTTGTTTGGAGCAGTCGTATATGTTACTCGGCAAAATGCGGGATTGCGACCTCATTCCAGAGGACAGATACAAG AAAGTGAGTCGGATCCAGAAATCAGAGCGCAAGAAGAAAGCCATCTACGAGCTTCTGGACTGGTTTGAAAAGGAGCGGGCACAGCACATCAGGCGCTTCTGGACATGTATTCTCCAGGAGACCCTGCTGGAGCAGTGTCCCACCCTGAGGAGGCTGCACAAGAGTCTCATGGACG GATCCTACCAGTTTGAATCAGAGCTGCCAGAGTCCACGCCGAGAGCACAGCCGCCAGGAAGTGAAGTCACTCCTGTGAGGGAGAAGGGGAAGGTGAAACCCTTGGAGTCCAAGGCTTGTGAAGAACTCAGCGAAGCTCCTTCACCTGCGAGGAGAAGCTCAGCGAAACTGT CCTCTGCTCGGAAGATCaagcgcagcagcagcaactcGCTGGGAAGCCACCAGAGGAAGCTGGACAGCTGGGTGCTCTGGACGCAAGACCAG CCCGTCTCGCCTGCTTCAAGCCCTGCTAAAAGACACTTCTGTCCGTCACCTTCCGTCCTGGACACTCTGCAGCTCGAGACGAGCCCATGTGTTGAGGGGAGGCTGGAACCAGTCCCGACAG GCAGAGCAGGACACGCACAGGACCAGGCCGTGTTGGGCATGTTTGATTTCACAAGGCAGAGACGTCCTTTGGTTTCTTCAGGAAATGAGACACCAGGGAAGAAGAAGGCGAAGACCAAACATCTCACTGCTGTTGATAAGGAGGAGGAAAGCCTGACCGAGAAGT CAAAGAGCAGGGAAGACGAGAGAGACATTTGGACCTGGCCCATCTACAAGTCTCAGCTGCCTGTCACCTGCGGTCACCTCCAGGGGAAGCTGCACAGAAAGAGACTGACAAAAG GACTTCCCTGCATATTTTCCCACCGTCGCTGGTACACTCCCACAGAGTTTGAAGAAGCTGGCGGGAAAAAGAGTTGCAAGAACTGGAAGACAAGTATCCGGTGTGAGAGTGTCGTGCTGGATTCACTGATCAAG AGCGGACACCTGCAGTGCGGGAGTTTCAGAAGATGGCGCCAGAAG AGGGACGTCACACTGCACTCCAGAGCCGTGTTTGAGGTCACATGTGGAACTGCGTGTGGAAAACTGCACAAGCAGCGATTCGCATCAG GGAGCTGTGGGTTGAGTGTTCGTACTGAGGAACGCTGGATGACCCCAGAGGAGTTCGTGACGGCGGCACTACATGTGGCTAACCCTGCATGGAGCAGAGATATTCTGTGGGAAGACCGACCGCTGAGCCTGTTAGTCGAGGTCCGTCGAGGTCTTCCAAGCCTCTCCTCTCAAGCCATCTGTCATGATGATAATAAACCTGACAAAACCCGCATGCAACCCATGGTTGTGGTGTTCACACGGCTCAGTATGGACTGTGCTTTGTTCCAGAGAGAGGTCTTGAGGGTGCACCCCTCCGAGTGCTTTTGTGTTCTCTGCAAACCTTCGGCTGAAGACTTG GAGAGTCAGAGAAACGACGACAGCTGTTGTGTGTGCCAGTCTGAAacggaggagcagctggtggtCTGCGATCAGTGCCCGCGTGCCTTCCACCAGTGGTGCCACCTACCGCAGGTGGACGACGCCACGCTGAG ggACAACAAAAAATGGCTGTGTACCTTCTGCATTTTCAAAAACAGTCAGGATTGGTGTTATTCAAATGAAAGCGGGCGGGACAAAGCAGAGCTGCTAGGAAGCGCGGTCAGCAGCTACATGATG CAGTGCCAGTACCTGCTGCTCTACCTGTACACTTCTGATGAGACTCACCTGCTCCCCGGACACAAG ATGGAGCTCAGCAGGAGGCTTCAGAGTCAGCAAATCCAGACCATTGGGGAGTTTGAGAGTGAAGTCAAGTCCCTCTTCACCCATGGCCGTTCAACACATCAA AAAGTGAGTGGTCTACAGGATGCCGGGAAGAAGCAGGAAGCCCTTTACAACGTTCTGGACCGGTTTGCTGAGACCAAACCTCAGGACATCAAGCTGTTCTGGAAGTGTGTGTTGCAGGAGACACTGCTGGAGCAGTGCCCCACCCTGAAGAGGCTGCAAAGCAAGCTCATGAGCG AAAGTCACTGCTTGGCTCCCACGTCGACCCCGgcgaagaagaaggagaaaacaaAGCACATGGCTAGTGTTGCTGACGATGAGCAGCCGAGCTTGTCCTCTCCACCTGCACAGGGAGGCAACACCGAGGCCT CTCGCTTCCAACCTGTGAAGAAGAGCGACAGCCAGACCCCAGCCAACTTGACCTACCCGCTGCCTGTGACCTGTGGCACCCTCAAGGGGAAGCTGTACAAAAAGAAATTTGAAAAAG GAGAAGCCAGTATTTTTTCCAACCTACACTGGTACACTCCCACACAATTTGTCGTGGCAGCTGGGAAGAGCAGCAAGCACTGGAAGTCAAGTATCCGCTACCACAGTGTCACAATGGATGCGCTGATTAAG GATGGACACCTGCAAAGTGGGAGTTCCAGAAGTGCTCAAAAGAAG CTCCAGACGAAGGATGCATCAGGAGAGAAGCCAAAGGGGCAGCTGGACTCCAGAGCCGTGTTTGAGGTCACATGTGGAGCTGCATCTGGAAAACTGCACAAGCAGCGATTCGCATCAG GGAGCTGTGGGATGAGTGTTCGTACCGAGACGCGCTGGGTGACCCCGGAGGAGTTTGTGAAGGCGGCGCCACACGTGGCTAACCCTGCATGGAGCAGAGATATTCAGTGTGAAGGCCGACCACTGAGCCTGCTAGTCAAG agaGGAATTCTGCATGTCCACCCCACCGGCTGTTGTTGCGGGATCTGCAAACCTTCAGCTGAAGACTTG aggagaaagagaaacGATGACAAATGTTGTCTGTGCAAAGCTGACATTGGGGAGCAGTTGGTTCTTTGCACTCAGTGTCCACGTGCCTTCCACCGGTTGTGTCACTTGCCTCAGGTGGACCACAGCATGCTGAG GGATCACGTGGACTGGCTGTGCACCTTCTGCACCTTCAAAAGAATCCAGGAGTTGCATCATCGTTACGAGTCAAAGAAGGACAAGACACAATTACTGAAAAGCAAAATAAGTGATTACAAGATG CAGTGCCAGTACCTCCTCCTCTACCTGTACAGCTCTGATGAGACTCAAGTTCTGCCAGAATATAAG ACCCTGCTCGGCAGGAGACTCCAGAATAACCAAATCCAGACCATCGGGGAGTTTGACAGTGAAATCAGAGTCCTCTTCATCGTCTCTAACTCACATTACCAG GGGCAGACGGAAACCCTCGACACCTGCCAGCGACTCCAGCAGAGGTTCAACAGGAAGTTTGACGAGGTCTTTAACGTTCACTAA